One Dreissena polymorpha isolate Duluth1 chromosome 9, UMN_Dpol_1.0, whole genome shotgun sequence genomic window carries:
- the LOC127846326 gene encoding iroquois-class homeodomain protein irx-2-like — protein MHSAQYSQTETRCILTTFQLCPSNVRKQEEPDSVDWETRSAAITLGAAREIHRSYNPTHSDRKLPVKDNVGALKLWLTVHSANPYPNKPEKIMLAILCDMTLTQVATWFANARRRLRKSYAGDPLINNCLRACPH, from the exons atgCATTCAGCTCAGTATTCCCAGACCGAGACTCGCTGTATATTGACGACCTTTCAGCTCTGCCCTTCGAACGTTCGGAAGCAAGAGGAGCCAGACTCAGTTGATTGGGAAACGCGTTCTGCAGCCATTACGCTAGGAGCCGCACGGGAGATTCATAG ATCCTACAACCCGACACATTCCGACCGGAAGCTGCCAGTGAAGGACAACGTCGGGGCGCTCAAACTCTGGCTCACCGTGCACAGCGCCAACCCCTACCCGAACAAACCCGAGAAGATCATGCTCGCCATCTTATGTGACATGACTTTGACGCAGGTGGCCACGTGGTTCGCGAATGCAAGACGGAGGCTTAGAAAGAGCTACGCAGGCGATCCTTTGATCAATAACTGCCTTAGGGCTTGTCCCCATTGA
- the LOC127844584 gene encoding uncharacterized protein LOC127844584 — translation MATECFLFGGFVIITTAIWVYVLRERPFEFLAYAMFLPGATALVWSFFKGTLREFVWMTSGLDQPVSSIVYSIVSMVMVVALVQMCVKVSSHIGWAQKVEMRASAIHGHNRNYVSGFMRAAGEEVGWRCFLLPCLVQRYSTNQAILICGVFWGLFHVPVMVLLMSLTKPQRPRTTAIVQCVSCVFAAFTHGWVAIKSGYSMWPASVMHWFWNVYNPTVLGSIYTNTPGHYTGEQWKINGEGLMGCLVMAPVVAIICIEQNNWTL, via the exons ATGGCTACGGAATGTTTTCTGTTTGGCGGTTTCGTGATAATTACTACCGCCATATGGGTGTACGTGTTGCGCGAACGGCCGTTCGAGTTCTTAGCGTACGCCATGTTCCTGCCCGGGGCAACTGCCCTTGTGTGGTCGTTCTTCAAGGGGACGCTACGGGAGTTCGTCTGGATGACTTCCGGTTTGGACCAG cCCGTGTCAAGTATCGTGTACAGCATTGTTTCCATGGTAATGGTCGTAGCACTCGTGCAAATGTGTGTGAAAGTATCCAGCCACATCGGATGGGCACAGAAAG TTGAAATGCGCGCCTCCGCCATTCACGGTCATAACCGGAACTACGTCAGTGGGTTCATGCGCGCGGCGGGGGAGGAAGTGGGCTGGCGCTGCTTCCTGCTGCCTTGCCTCGTGCAGCGCTACTCTACCAACCAGGCTATACTGATATG CGGTGTGTTCTGGGGCTTGTTCCACGTTCCCGTCATGGTTCTGTTGATGTCGCTCACGAAGCCACAGCGCCCTCGCACCACCGCCATCGTGCAATGTGTCTCGTGTGTATTCGCTGCGTTCACACATGGCTGGGTCGCCATTAAGTCGGG GTATTCAATGTGGCCTGCCAGTGTGATGCATTGGTTCTGGAACGTTTACAATCCCACCGTGCTAGGCAGCATTTACACAAACACCCCTGGTCATTATACCGGCGAGCAGTGGAAAATCAACGGCGAGGGGCTGATGGGATGCCTCGTTATGGCACCGGTTGTAGCGATCATATGCATAGAACAGAACAACTGGACGTTGTAG